Proteins encoded together in one Diceros bicornis minor isolate mBicDic1 chromosome 18, mDicBic1.mat.cur, whole genome shotgun sequence window:
- the KRT19 gene encoding keratin, type I cytoskeletal 19 — MTSYSYRQSSATSSIGGLGGSPLRFGVGGAFRAPSIHGGSGGRGVSVSSARFVTSSSSGGYGGGYAGTLVGSDGLLAGNEKQTMQNLNDRLAAYLEKVRALEEANGNLEAKIRDWYLKQGPGPARDYSHYFKTIEELRDKILGATIENSKIVLQIDNARLAADDFRTKFETEQALRLSVEADINGLRRVLDELTLARADLEMQIEGLKEELAYLKKNHEEEISALRGQVGGQVSVEVDSAPGVDLAKILSDMRSQYEVMAEKNRKDAETWFISKTEELNREVAGHTEQLQISKTEVTDLRRTLQGLEIELQSQLSMKAALEGTLAETEARFGAQLAQIQALISSIEAQLSDVRADTERQNQEYQQLMDIKTRLEQEIATYRSLLEGQDAPTLLVGPGRPFDKPPPPNAH, encoded by the exons ATGACTTCCTATAGCTATCGCCAGTCGTCGGCCACCTCGTCCATCGGGGGCCTGGGCGGCAGCCCCCTGCGTTTTGGGGTCGGAGGCGCCTTCCGCGCGCCCAGCATCCACGGGGGCTCTGGTGGCCGCGGCGTGTCGGTGTCCTCCGCCCGCTTCGTGACCTCGTCCTCCTCTGGGGGCTACGGCGGCGGCTATGCGGGCACCCTGGTCGGGTCCGACGGGCTGCTGGCGGGCAACGAGAAGCAGACCATGCAGAACCTCAACGACCGCCTGGCCGCCTACCTGGAGAAGGTCCGCGCCCTGGAGGAGGCCAACGGCAACCTAGAGGCCAAGATCCGCGACTGGTACCTGAAGCAGGGGCCCGGGCCCGCCCGCGACTACAGCCACTACTTCAAGACCATCGAGGAGCTGCGGGACAAG ATTCTTGGGGCCACCATTGAGAACTCCAAGATTGTCCTGCAGATCGACAATGCCCGTCTGGCTGCGGATGACTTCCGCACCAA GTTTGAGACGGAGCAGGCCCTGCGTTTGAGCGTGGAGGCCGACATCAACGGCCTGCGCAGGGTGCTTGACGAGCTGACCCTGGCCAGAGCCGACCTGGAGATGCAGATTGAAGGCCTGAAGGAAGAGCTGGCCTACCTGAAGAAGAACCACGAAGAG GAAATCAGTGCCCTGAGGGGCCAGGTGGGTGGCCAGGTCAGTGTGGAGGTGGATTCTGCTCCAGGCGTTGACCTAGCCAAGATCCTGAGCGACATGAGAAGCCAGTATGAGGTCATGGCTGAGAAGAACCGGAAGGATGCTGAAACCTGGTTCATCAGCAAG ACTGAGGAGCTGAACCGGGAGGTCGCTGGCCACACAGAGCAGCTGCAGATTAGCAAGACGGAGGTCACCGACCTGCGGCGCACTCTCCAGGGCCTGGAGATCGAGCTGCAGTCTCAGCTCAGCATG AAAGCTGCCCTGGAAGGCACGCTGGCAGAAACAGAGGCTCGCTTCGGAGCGCAGTTGGCACAGATCCAGGCTCTGATCAGTAGTATTGAAGCCCAGCTGAGCGACGTGCGTGCTGACACCGAGCGGCAGAACCAGGAGTACCAGCAGCTCATGGACATCAAGACGAGGCTGGAGCAGGAGATTGCCACCTACCGCAGCCTGCTGGAGGGCCAGGACGCCCCCACCCTGCTTGTGGGCCCGGGCCGCCCCTTTGACAAGCCGCCACCCCCCAATGCCCACTGA
- the LOC131417946 gene encoding keratin, type I cytoskeletal 13 has protein sequence MLGVSGQAKLLSAPALHLTVTMTSRLQSSSASYGGGFGGGSCQLGGGRSISTCSTRFVSGGSAGGYGGAVSCGFGGGAGSGFGSGFISGFGGGLGGGLGGGFGGGLGGGFGGGYGGGFGDFGGSDGGLLSGNEKITMQNLNDRLASYLEKVRALEEANADLEAKIRDWYLKQSPTSPERDYSPYFKTIEELRDKILAATIDNNRVILEIDNARLAADDFRLKYENELALRQSVEADINGLRRVLDELTLSKTDLEMQIESLNEELAYMKKNHEEEMKEFSNQVVGQVNVEMDATPGIDLTRVLSEMREQYEAMAEKNRRDAEEWFQNKSAELNKEVSTSTALIQTSKTEITELRRTLQGLEIELQSQLSTKAGLESTVAETECRYALQLQQIQGLISSIEAQLSELRSEMECQNQEYKMLLDIKTRLEQEIATYRSLLEGQDTK, from the exons ATGTTAGGGGTGTCAG GCCAAGCCAAGCTCCTGTCCGCACCTGCTCTCCATCTTACTGTCACCATGACCAGTCGCCTGCAGAGCTCCTCCGCCAGCTATGGAGGTGGTTTCGGGGGTGGCTCTTGCCAGCTGGGAGGGGGCCGCAGTATCTCTACCTGTTCAACCCGGTTTGTCTCTGGGGGATCAGCTGGGGGCTATGGGGGAGCTGTGAGCTGCGGCTTTGGTGGAGGGGCAGGTAGTGGTTTTGGCAGTGGCTTCATAAGTGGCTTTGGaggtggccttgggggtggccttGGAGGTGGCTTTGGAGGTGGCCTTGGAGGTGGCTTTGGTGGGGGTTATGGTGGTGGCTTTGGAGACTTCGGTGGTAGCGATGGTGGCCTCCTCTCGGGCAATGAGAAGATCACCATGCAGAACCTCAACGACCGCCTGGCCTCCTACCTGGAGAAGGTGCGCGCCCTGGAGGAGGCCAACGCCGACCTGGAGGCGAAGATCCGCGACTGGTACCTGAAGCAGAGCCCGACCAGCCCAGAGCGCGACTACAGCCCCTACTTTAAGACCATCGAGGAGCTCCGGGACAAG ATCCTGGCGGCCACCATCGACAACAACCGGGTCATCCTGGAGATCGACAACGCCAGGCTGGCTGCGGACGACTTCAGGCTCAA gtATGAGAATGAGCTGGCCCTGCGCCAGAGTGTGGAGGCCGACATCAATGGCCTGCGCAGGGTGCTGGACGAGCTGACCCTGTCCAAGACCGACCTGGAGATGCAGATTGAGAGCCTGAACGAGGAGCTGGCCTACATGAAGAAGAACCACGAGGAG GagatgaaggagttcagcaaccAGGTGGTAGGCCAGGTCAACGTGGAGATGGACGCCACCCCGGGCATTGACCTGACCCGTGTGCTGTCGGAGATGAGGGAGCAGTACGAGGCCATGGCTGAGAAAAACCGCCGGGATGCTGAGGAATGGTTCCAAAACAAG AGTGCAGAGCTGAACAAGGAGGTGTCTACTAGCACTGCCTTGATTCAGACCAGCAAGACGGAGATCACGGAGCTCAGGCGCACACTCCAGGGCCTGGAGATCGAGCTGCAGTCCCAGCTCAGCACG AAAGCCGGATTGGAGAGCACGGTGGCGGAGACCGAGTGCCGCTACGCCCTGCAGCTGCAGCAGATCCAGGGGCTCATCAGCAGTATCGAGGCCCAGCTGAGCGAGCTCCGCAGTGAGATGGAGTGCCAGAACCAGGAGTACAAGATGCTGCTGGACATCAAGACGCGGCTGGAGCAGGAGATCGCCACCTACCGCAGCCTGCTGGAGGGCCAGGACACCAAGTAG
- the LOC131417485 gene encoding keratin, type I cytoskeletal 15, whose amino-acid sequence MSTPFLQTSSSTFGGGSIRGGPLWAGGGSFGGGSLYGGGGSRSISASSARFVSSESGGGYGGGMSCGFGGGAGSGFGGGFGGSLGGGFGGSFGGGFGGSFGGDFGGGDGGLLSGNEKITMQNLNDRLASYLEKVRALEEANADLEVKIRDWYQRQSLTSPERDYSPYFKTIEEIRDKILAATIDNSRVILEIDNARLAADDFRLKYENELALRQSVEADINGLRRVLDELTLAKTDLEMQIESLNEELAYMKKNHEEEMKEYSSQLAGEVNVEMDAAPGMDLTRVLSEMREQYEAMADKNRRDAESWFFSKTEELKKEVASNTEMIQTSKTEITDLRRTMQGLEIELQSQLSTKAGLENSLAEIECRYATQLQQIQGLISGLETQLSELRSEMEAQNQEYKMLLDIKTRLEQEIATYRSLLEGQDARMAGIGTGEASLGGGGGGKVRINVEESVDGKVVSSHKREI is encoded by the exons ATGAGCACCCCGTTTCTACAGACTTCTTCCTCCACCTTTGGGGGTGGCTCTATCCGGGGGGGTCCCCtctgggctgggggaggcagCTTTGGTGGTGGGAGTCTTTATGGGGGAGGTGGAAGCCGCAGTATCTCAGCTTCTTCTGCTAGGTTTGTCTCCTCGGAGTCAGGAGGGGGCTATGGGGGCGGCATGAGCTGCGGCTTTGGTGGAGGGGCTGGTAGTGGTTTCGGTGGAGGCTTTGGAGGTAGCCTTGGAGGTGGCTTTGGTGGGAGTTTTGGTGGCGGCTTTGGTGGGAGTTTTGGCGGTGActttggtggtggtgatggtggcctCCTCTCCGGCAATGAGAAGATCACCATGCAGAACCTCAATGACCGCCTGGCCTCCTACCTGGAGAAGGTGCGTGCCCTGGAGGAGGCCAACGCCGACCTGGAGGTGAAGATCCGTGACTGGTACCAGAGGCAGAGCCTGACCAGCCCAGAGCGCGACTACAGCCCCTACTTCAAGACCATAGAAGAGATCCGGGACAAG atcctggcggCCACCATCGACAACTCCCGGGTCATCCTGGAGATCGACAACGCCAGGCTGGCTGCGGACGACTTCAGGCTTAA GTATGAGAATGAGCTGGCCCTGCGCCAGAGTGTGGAGGCCGACATCAACGGCCTGCGCAGGGTGCTGGATGAGCTGACCCTGGCCAAGACCGACCTGGAGATGCAGATCGAGAGCTTGAACGAGGAGCTGGCCTACATGAAGAAGAACCACGAGGAG GAGATGAAGGAGTACAGCAGCCAGCTGGCCGGCGAGGTCAACGTGGAGATGGATGCAGCCCCGGGCATGGATCTGACCCGTGTGCTGTCGGAGATGAGGGAGCAGTACGAGGCCATGGCGGACAAGAACCGCCGAGATGCTGAGTCCTGGTTCTTCAGCAAG ACCGAGGAGCTAAAGAAGGAGGTGGCCTCCAACACAGAGATGATCCAGACCAGCAAGACGGAGATCACAGACCTAAGACGCACGATGCAAGGGCTGGAGATCGAGCTGCAGTCCCAGCTCAGCACG AAAGCCGGCCTGGAGAACTCACTGGCAGAGATTGAATGCCGCTACGCCACGCAGCTGCAGCAGATCCAGGGGCTCATCAGTGGCCTGGAGACCCAGCTGAGTGAGCTCCGCAGTGAGATGGAGGCTCAGAACCAGGAGTACAAGATGCTGCTGGACATCAAGACACGGCTGGAGCAGGAGATCGCCACCTACCGCAGCCTGCTGGAGGGCCAGGACGCCAG GATGGCTGGTATTGGCACCGGAGAAG CCTCCCTgggaggcggcggcggaggcAAAGTCCGCATCAATGTCGAGGAGTCAGTGGATGGGAAGGTGGTTTCTTCCCACAAGAGGGAAATCTAA